The sequence attgaaACGAAAGCAATTGTACAATTTGTTCCTTGATCTGTCCACGCTCGTCATTATACAGACCTTGAGAGCGATCGTCGAAGGATGCGTCGATGGACGTTCTTTGGCGCGGAGAATGGATATCAAGGATAGCAGCGATGAAGAGGACGAGAAAACGCACGATATCCCGGCATTCGGTAAATTCGACGAGACCATTGTGGTACGCAACGCTGAGGAAATTAAAAGTCCTGTAAGCCATAAACCACCGAGTTCCAGGAAAACCAGGAAAAGCGATAGCTCAAACACATTGGAGGACAATTCGCCACGCGGCAGGAAACATGAATTTAGAAGGTAACCGCGATGTAAAAATTACGcgcgtaaattattaataccggtattaataataaattacggcAAATGTACGGATTGCAAAACTTGAATTATCTTTCTATACTACgtgacaattattattttacaatagtgactttttttcttcgtacaaatatatattatacttatatgtatttatacgtatgaaaaatatagatttatggtaatatatttaaatttacgctttaaaaaaaaaaaaacttggaaTTATATAGCTTACCGAACAAATATAGATATTCGAGCAACGAGGTCGGCTTCGAGAAATCGTTGGAAATCGGCAGCGATCCCTCGGACAGTGAGGAGAGCGACGATGATGATATACAGGGTATCAATGTAGCAAAGCCTATTGATCTGTACAATCCGAAGGAATTTGAGGATCTGGAAGCATCGACGGAGGTTAaagaattgtttaataatataatgaggCAAGTGCAGGTTATTCGCATCtttatatcctatatatacttatatgtataaaaattaaacgtttgtttttctggaaaaataataataacaataataataataaataataaaaataatatagaattcataaattaataaaaagaaaattcttttcatgAAGGAGCTATATCCCAACTAGCAAGCGCATGtgattttgatatcatttgGATGTCAAATAAAACGTTATTTTGTCGTCAAATAACGTGTATTTGCTACCTGGGATATTGTTCTTCTCGATAAAACAAAACTTATATCTCGTCGATTGGTCATCAGATACACGCCACAGAAGATCGAGCTGAACTACAAGCTGATACCATTCATTCCCGATTACATACCGGCTGTCGGCGACATAGACGCCTTTATAAAGGTGCCGAGACCCGATGGCATCGAGGATAAGATCGGCCTGACGGTATTAGACGAGCCCTGTACCGAACAGTCCGATCCTGCGGTGTTGCATCTGCAGCTTCGTAGTCATTCGAGAAGCGCTGGGGCAGCCGCCAGGCAGGCAGTTGTCAAAAGGATCGAGGACGCCGAGAGAAATGGCAAGTCGATCGACAAATGGATCGATGACATGAATCAGCTGCACAGGAGCAAACATCCGCCGGCTGTGCAGCTAAACCGAGCGATGCCGGATATCGATGGTTTGATGCAGCAATGGCCACTGCAGGTCGAAGATAAGCTCAATGAGTTGCAATTGAATCTATCGGAGCTCGATTGCAATTTGCCACAGCTGATCGATGTGGTCTGCAATCTTTTGGACATTCCCACGCGAGAGGATGCTAGATTGGAAGCCTTACACACATTGTTTACGTTGTTCCTGGAAGTTAGAAATGTTGAAACTCGAAACTTTAGTTAACTTTAGTTAGaagcagaaagaaagagagagaaatagcttctatgtacatttatacatagcattatagattgtaaacaatattttaagaattttctccattatatttacattttcagctgaaaattttttttctatccgaTTGTTTGTGTATACCATTATTAATGTAGCTTTTGTATTAATCCAATaagagttataaaaatatattattaaatattttttaaattaaaacaatctttacaataaatatactcATACAGTGAAcgtagcatatatatatgtatatatatattccctcCACTCATACATTTACCTCGCTAGGAAACAGAATGAATCGGGCTTGTCAGATAGTGTACGTACATATACATCGTCACATTGCAAAATTGTGATCAAAGCAACTAGCGTTACACGTTTATCGATTCATAGAGATCGTTCCGAGTTCAGACGCGTTCGAGATTCGATTAGAATAagcatctaacaataagaaatgcGACGGAAAAGAGACGAATAGACAATAGACGACCTTTAGTTCCTGTCAAAAACGATGAATTCGTCAACGCATAGAACcgatatcgaaaataataGAGAAGACGGCGATAATCTCGATATATACTACGTTGAGGATAGAGAAAGGTTAATCAAGCCGAGAAACAATTTTGCATCGTACTCCGAGAATATCGACGTACGATTTCGTGTAAGTCAAGTTTGAcagttcattaaaaaaaaagagagccacttctaaaaatatatttataaaatattacatattatatcaatagaGCACTATTGACAATATAGCATGCAGCAGCATAGAGGCTATCTCGAGTCATTCCAGAAGATTAAATATTGGAGACATAATTCCAGGAGCAACCAATTTCCTATCAACCAATTATGAGGTAATTgcctaataaaataaaattaaatcttatgaTTGTGAACTCGTATAAGAGTGCAATTGCATATATCCTCTCTCTTGCGTATTCTCTGATATCTTATCTTTTCTCTTGTGTATGGTAACGCATTAAATAagttaatgtattttttttttttttttttatctgtattcttttttatttttattttctttatctttatatcttttatatttttattttcagagcTTAGATTATGATCCATGTGAAAATTATCTTCTACAAGACGAAGAAAGGAAGAAGGGGTATAaatttgttgttaaaaaaaattttgccagatggtttatctttcttttgatTGGAATTTGTACTGCCCTTATAGCATgctttatagatatattgatAGAAGAACTGTCCAGCTTAAAGCATGGCTGGCTTAAGAAATGTATgtcaagtataatatatttcatttatgtaaaatatcctCTATAATATCCTCTAAAATAATGCAGACTTCTTATATCAATAACAGATGTGGACCAATGTGTGGTAGAAGGTTGTTTATGGTTACCATATATGATGTGGCTAGTACTAAATATAGTACCAGTTTTAATAGGTGCTATCCTAGTATCCTACATTGAACCTGTTGCTGCAGGGAGTGGTATCCcgcaaataaaatgttacttGAATGGAGTTAAAATACCACGAGTTGTACGTATTAAAACTCTGGCTGTGAAAACTATCGGCGTTATATGCACTGTAGTCGGAGGTTTAGCAGGAGGCAAGGTAAGTAATCTGCTGTTGCTCTCCATTTGTTATATGATATCTCATGGATTTTCATGCAGGAAGGTCCTATGATTCATTCTGGCGCTATTGTGGCTGCAGGAATTTCTCAGGGAAAAAGTACCACTTTTAGgaaagatttgaaaatattcagatattttaGAGAGGATCATGAGAAACGAGACTTTGTGTCTGGGGGTGCTGCATCCGGAGTATCAGCGGCTTTCGGAGCGCCAAttggtaaaaattaataaataaattttatatatatataaatgcgccctacaatcacaatttttttaattctctaggTGGAGTCTTGTTTAGTATAGAAGAAGGGACTAGTTTTTTCAATCAAAGTCTCACGTGGAGAACCTTTTTTGCCAGTATGATTACCACATTCACTTTAAATGTAGTCTTGAGCACATACCATGGACACTTGGGAGATCTTTCTTATCCAGGCTTATTAAATCTAGGAAAATTTGAGTCAATCCCATATCAAATTTATGAGATTCCTCTGTTTATGATAATGGGCACGTTTGGCGGATTACTAGGTGCTCTTTGGAATCATGTCAATTACAAGATTACTTGTTTTCGTTTGCGATTCGTGACGCAAAAGTGGCTAAAAGTAATTGAAGCTCTCTTGGTGGCAATATTAAGCGCAACAATGggttttttaatgatatacttTATCAATGACTGTAAACCATTAGGTAATGATCCCACCAAGTTTCCAGTTCAAATGTATTGTGCGGAAGGACAGTACAATGCCGTCGCCTCTTTGTGGTTTCAAACTCCAGAAAGCAGCGTGCGGTCATTATTTCATGATCCTAAAGGTTAGatgataaacaataataataaatattattaaaagaaatatgtacatattatacatacacatatttgtAGGATCTCACAATGACATAACATTGGCCATCTttgttattctatatttttttcttgctgcCGCTACTTTCGGCCTATCAATGTCGAGTGGCCTTTTCATCCCTTCCTTGTTGATTGGATCTGCATGGGGTAGATTAATTGGGTCGGCTCTTTCGAGAATTTGTCCAGAttgtgtaagaaaaaaaatctaaatataaatttaaaattttgatgtaaaatttttaaatactaattgcgttttattatatatgattccATTTTTCATAGGAAGTATTAGATCCTGGTAAATACGCTTTATTAGGTGCTGCCGCACAATTAGGAGGAGTAGTTCGAATGACGATAAGTTTGACCGCGATCTTGATAGAAGCAACACAGGGAATATCTTTTGGTTTACCTGTTATAATAGTTCTTATAATGGCTAAATGGGTTGGTGATTTCTTTAATgaggtaaatatattaatatattgtgtatgtatatgtatgtatatacgtgcAGATGCACATGAGCTTTCgggcataatatatatttttaataataaaatatatttattttttagggaaTTTATGATATTCACACACAAATGGCTGGTATTCCATTACTTCCATGGGAATCGCCACcactatcaaataatatttatgcaagtGAGATAATGAGTCATCCAATAGTCACTCTGAAAACTGTCGAAAATGTAGGACATATCGTCGAACTTTTAAAATGCGTTACATTCAATGGATTTCCTGTGGTTGATCCACCAAGTAGCGATCAGGTAATATTTGGAATGTTGTTTCAGGCATCACagctttttacattttattataactatattatcttttttttttttcaggctGAGATCAATTCTTATGGTCGATTTCGAGGTCTGATATTGCGTTCACAATTAATAgtacttttgaaaaataaagtatttaatgaatatgcGGAATTTTGGGAGAAATCTTTAAGTATAGAAATGTTTAGAAACGAATATCCTAGATATCCGACCATCGAGCAAATTGCCATTACTGATGAAGAAAAAACTTATACAATAGATTTGAGACACTTTATGAATCCTTCCCCTTATACATTACAACAcgttagtattttttatattaaaatatctctgcaatatatgtaatattatactgTTTATAGTCTGCAACACTGCCAAGAACATTCAGACTCTTTAGAGCGTTAGGATTACGTCACATACCAGTGGTAAATGACACAAATGAGGTAAggtctatataatatttaccctaagatttgcaaatttatttgtaatatattctctatttaGGTGATTGGTATTATTACGCGAAAAGATGTTGCCAGATTCAGAATATGGAAACATCAAGGAAGAATGGGTTTGGATGAACTTTTAAtcactaataaaatttaatttttaatttttctttttttctttttttatagagtttattacatttacaaaattctCTTTAAGCTCGTTGTAACATTTAAACATAGTTTATTGGatcgcataaattaaaaaaatttaggaaaattttttacacatataatatacatatttgtgtgtgtgtgtgtgtgtgtgtgtgtgtgtacatgcgCATACAGCTAATATATGCTTGCAAgacttgaaaataatttggcagtatatatgaaaatgcaCACTTGCATTACAGGAAATACATAATTTgccaaagatatatatatacatatatatatatatatataaatatatacacatattcgaTATGAGATAGATTACAATGCTATATAAGTTGAATTTTcaactattaaaattttaattatttacaaataattcccATCCAAGCCATGAccaaagtttgaaaaaaagatatacaggAAGAATGactaataataagagaaaatagtaTTCATATggcgatatatacatattaaataaatttaatttttagttttagatCACACTATTctcttgataatatatattactgacCTTAGATGTATAACCTGAAACAAAGTATTTCATTGtatgatacaaaatataattatttatttttgttacagtcttgtatgtaatttttgtcaaatctCAACTATGCACAATTGATATAGTTTAGCTTCTTTAATACTTGTGCaagattattcataaatatatatcaatattgtaaaagtattagatatatactaaacaattaaaaaaatatataaaaatagataaactaATATACTGTAATATACAGAGTTTCTCAATcatgaaagaataaagaatatctTCTTTGACATatctacatttaatataaatacatatgtacatatatatatatatatatatatatatatatatatgtatatatatatatatatatatatatatatatatatataatttatacttaaaaaaagaaagaaaaattgaaaaatgtataaattgcaattattaaaatttttatttatgtagcaTACAAGTTTATTTCCTATAAGGTATcgacatacattatattaaaatcatctcCTTTGTTTatcgacatattttttaaatctttttacataaaaatatatataaatatatatatatatatatatttataatacttactTTTTCTAAATGTCATTAGCAGTGTATAAACACATACTATCTctcgtttatataaatttctattgtaATCCGCTACGTTAAGATGATAATAATGTATCGCTCGCTCTAATCTTGTCAAAATTTCCGCGGCAAAAATCTCTTCGGCTTATGATAGTTTTGTGcgattcattaaattatcatgCGATTATTGGGGATCAGTTGCTCGCTTATAGAGAGTAAACGGCTATATCTTCTCGATCAATCTCTACCGTGCGATCAAAGGAACGATCAAGAGTGTCTCTCCTTAAGGACAACCGCTTATATCACTTATATTCCATCTTGGCGAACAATATCGCAGTTTCAAGACGTGCGGAAGATGCGATTCTCAAAGAACGTGAAGTCAGGTGAGGTGAGGTATAGAGGCGCGCTGCGATCAATAGTTTCGCGGTTCGCGTAGGGTCGTACACCTGTCTGTCGTAAAGTTGCAGACGATGGTAGGAAGGGGTTATGGTCAATAAACGCAACGACGTCACACGCAGCCTATCGGCGACGACCCCGCTTGGACCCTTAAAGTGGCTCCAAACGCGAAAATCTTACATGTTGGCCGATGCAGCCTTTGTGCGTTTATCCGTAAGATAACTTGGTGAAAAAGCGCGCAGATTGCCGGAAGACGCAGACTGACGGGCGCGATACGTCCGAAGGAAAGCGCGGATGCGAGTCGAGTCCTTGATAATCGGCAAATTTCTCGCTAGGGTGAGTTGAATCGTGCGTTTCGGCGGATCGGCAAATCGTTCGCAACGCGTCCGCCATTGTTGTCGATTGACGCATGTACGTGTGTACGTTGCCGCGGAGGAGGAAGGGGAATCGGTAAACCCTATGTGGAGCTGagaagacgacgacgacgacgacgacgacgacgacgatgaacgATGACCGACGATTGTCAACGATGTCGTTCTTAATTCGGTGCGCATGCGTCGCGACGCGATAGACGTGTCTTCTTTTCGAATCTTTCTCGTTCGCGTGGCGTCAGGCGTCACTTGCGTCGCGTCGCATGGGCAATGGAGCCGGAATTTTTGACGACGCTTTCGTTGGAAGAGTTCGACAATGTGCGCATAATTGCGGACGTAGAATCTCCCGCGTTACCGAATTCGTTGCCGCGTCGCACATTCGTGAAACTAGTTTGCCGTTTCTTACcgtttttatctttcaatcgGGAAATCTGTGTTACCGCCGATGCGAGCGATTTAATCGGAACGTATCAAATTTGATTGttaagattttttacaaatatatcacCGGCTTTCGGCAATCACTTTTCTCTGGATTTGAAATTAAACAGATTGTTTTTACGTAGACActcgtttaaattataattttttttttaaatactccattatattatcatttacgcTGCCTGTCTAATAAAGAAGGTTGGTTAGGTTTCACACGAgcacattttattatcctCTATGTTGTGTCATCATTCGTATTATAACGCttgtttgtttatttgtttcagATGAATTCCacactattaaatatatttttcaaattgtgGTACATATAGATAAATGAACAAGTGTAATTGAAAATTGCCAAAGTCAAGTGGCGAATATCGGAGGGTATCGATCGAGCTTGAATACCCATGTATTTGAttagaaattgttttattcaataatttga is a genomic window of Cataglyphis hispanica isolate Lineage 1 chromosome 5, ULB_Chis1_1.0, whole genome shotgun sequence containing:
- the LOC126849851 gene encoding intraflagellar transport protein 46 homolog, with the translated sequence MDIKDSSDEEDEKTHDIPAFGKFDETIVVRNAEEIKSPVSHKPPSSRKTRKSDSSNTLEDNSPRGRKHEFRRYSSNEVGFEKSLEIGSDPSDSEESDDDDIQGINVAKPIDLYNPKEFEDLEASTEVKELFNNIMRYTPQKIELNYKLIPFIPDYIPAVGDIDAFIKVPRPDGIEDKIGLTVLDEPCTEQSDPAVLHLQLRSHSRSAGAAARQAVVKRIEDAERNGKSIDKWIDDMNQLHRSKHPPAVQLNRAMPDIDGLMQQWPLQVEDKLNELQLNLSELDCNLPQLIDVVCNLLDIPTREDARLEALHTLFTLFLEVRNVETRNFS
- the LOC126849847 gene encoding H(+)/Cl(-) exchange transporter 7 encodes the protein MNSSTHRTDIENNREDGDNLDIYYVEDRERLIKPRNNFASYSENIDVRFRSTIDNIACSSIEAISSHSRRLNIGDIIPGATNFLSTNYESLDYDPCENYLLQDEERKKGYKFVVKKNFARWFIFLLIGICTALIACFIDILIEELSSLKHGWLKKYVDQCVVEGCLWLPYMMWLVLNIVPVLIGAILVSYIEPVAAGSGIPQIKCYLNGVKIPRVVRIKTLAVKTIGVICTVVGGLAGGKEGPMIHSGAIVAAGISQGKSTTFRKDLKIFRYFREDHEKRDFVSGGAASGVSAAFGAPIGGVLFSIEEGTSFFNQSLTWRTFFASMITTFTLNVVLSTYHGHLGDLSYPGLLNLGKFESIPYQIYEIPLFMIMGTFGGLLGALWNHVNYKITCFRLRFVTQKWLKVIEALLVAILSATMGFLMIYFINDCKPLGNDPTKFPVQMYCAEGQYNAVASLWFQTPESSVRSLFHDPKGSHNDITLAIFVILYFFLAAATFGLSMSSGLFIPSLLIGSAWGRLIGSALSRICPDCEVLDPGKYALLGAAAQLGGVVRMTISLTAILIEATQGISFGLPVIIVLIMAKWVGDFFNEGIYDIHTQMAGIPLLPWESPPLSNNIYASEIMSHPIVTLKTVENVGHIVELLKCVTFNGFPVVDPPSSDQAEINSYGRFRGLILRSQLIVLLKNKVFNEYAEFWEKSLSIEMFRNEYPRYPTIEQIAITDEEKTYTIDLRHFMNPSPYTLQHSATLPRTFRLFRALGLRHIPVVNDTNEVIGIITRKDVARFRIWKHQGRMGLDELLITNKI